One Setaria italica strain Yugu1 chromosome II, Setaria_italica_v2.0, whole genome shotgun sequence DNA segment encodes these proteins:
- the LOC101784515 gene encoding uncharacterized protein LOC101784515 translates to MPGPPPTQTAQPDPKPNNNRRRVLLFLAPPLLAVAVALLLGASTNPLPRRFLRVLLGPKPSVLRPAAPRPAVDLSPDAGRPPCVLWMAPFASGGGYCSEAWSYVAALDAHADAWAGKNFTLAIAHHGDLESPEFWIGLPEPSKNLAYRLAAARCELGRAVVVCHSEPGAWYPPMYEALPCPPTGYHEPAFVIGRTMFETDRVSPEHVRRCNQMDAVWVPTDFHVSTFVKSGVDPAKVVKVVQAVDVEFFDPAKHAALPLPIGVPVMVPEGSILEHGDPKSRGFVFLSVFKWEQRKGWDVLLRAFLQEFSGADDVVLYLLISAYHSDTNFIGKIRRFVKESSINEPVEGWAEIRVIDVHVPQSALPSLYKAADAFVLPTRGEGWGRPVVEAMAMALPVIVTNWSGPTEYLTEENGYPLNVDRLTEVTEGPFKGHLCAEPSVDHLRALMRHVFGDREEARSKGKKAREDMMERFSPEIVARIVADKIQQALVNTRSTED, encoded by the coding sequence ATGCCAGGTCCACCACCGACCCAAACAGCCCAACCAGACCCAAAACCCAACAACAACCGCCGCCGTGTTCTCCTCTTCCTGGCGCCGCCACTTCTCGCGGTCGCCGTCGCCCTCCTCCTGGGCGCGTCCACCAACCCGCTACcccgccgcttcctccgcgTTCTCCTCGGTCCTAAGCCCTCCGTTCTCCGCCCAGCAGCGCCTCGTCCCGCGGTCGACCTCTCCCCCGATGCGGGACGCCCACCATGTGTTCTATGGATGGCCCCATTcgcctccggcggcgggtaCTGCTCCGAGGCCTGGTCCTACGTCGCCGCGCTTGACGCGCACGCTGACGCCTGGGCGGGCAAGAACTTCACGCTCGCCATCGCCCACCACGGCGACCTTGAGTCGCCGGAGTTCTGGATTGGCCTACCGGAGCCGTCCAAGAATCTGGCGTAcaggctcgccgccgcgcgttGTGAGCTCGGGCGCGCCGTGGTCGTCTGCCACAGCGAGCCCGGCGCGTGGTATCCGCCGATGTACGAGGCCCTGCCCTGCCCGCCTACCGGGTACCACGAGCCGGCGTTCGTCATTGGCCGGACTATGTTCGAGACTGACCGCGTCTCGCCGGAGCACGTTAGGCGGTGCAATCAGATGGACGCTGTCTGGGTGCCGACGGACTTTCACGTGTCAACATTTGTGAAGAGCGGCGTGGATCCTGCCAAGGTTGTCAAGGTGGTGCAGGCGGTGGATGTCGAGTTCTTTGATCCAGCAAAGCATGCAGCGCTTCCTCTGCCGATTGGTGTGCCTGTCATGGTGCCTGAAGGTTCCATATTGGAACATGGTGACCCCAAAAGCAGAGGCTTTGTGTTTCTTAGTGTGTTCAAATGGGAGCAGAGGAAGGGCTGGGATGTGCTGCTGAGAGCATTCTTGCAGGAGTTCTCTGGAGCTGATGATGTGGTACTCTACCTCCTAATTAGTGCCTACCACTCTGACACAAACTTCATTGGGAAAATCCGCAGATTTGTGAAAGAATCAAGCATTAATGAGCCAGTGGAAGGATGGGCTGAAATCCGTGTTATTGATGTGCATGTCCCTCAGTCAGCACTTCCAAGTTTGTACAAAGCTGCAGATGCATTTGTTCTGCCAACCCGTGGCGAGGGGtggggtagaccggtggttgaagCCATGGCCATGGCTCTGCCAGTGATTGTGACGAATTGGTCAGGCCCAACAGAGTATCTGACTGAGGAGAATGGGTACCCATTGAACGTGGACAGGCTGACTGAGGTCACAGAAGGACCATTTAAGGGCCACCTATGTGCGGAGCCATCAGTTGATCATCTGAGGGCTTTAATGAGACATGTCTTTGGTGATAGAGAGGAGGCAAGGAGTAAAGGGAAGAAGGCAAGGGAGGACATGATGGAGAGGTTCTCTCCAGAAATCGTTGCAAGGATTGTTGCTGATAAGATACAACAGGCTCTTGTCAATACTCGGTCGACGGAAGATTAA